Proteins found in one Campylobacter lari genomic segment:
- the flgN gene encoding flagellar export chaperone FlgN, which produces MVKQHLDETNSILEKLINLTLEDITQIQAANHQHVSKSVEEKTKLVNDFQIAKKNLDKALIELSNQGNNKGLDELLDDEDKEKLALLKQNLNTLHQKNKEYAKLALIIKNFYDNLLNTMFDQNGTNNAYGDQKTIPDSLFKINV; this is translated from the coding sequence ATGGTTAAACAACACTTAGACGAAACAAATTCTATTTTAGAAAAACTCATCAATCTTACTTTAGAAGATATAACCCAAATTCAAGCTGCCAATCATCAGCATGTGAGCAAAAGTGTAGAAGAAAAAACTAAGCTTGTAAATGACTTTCAAATTGCTAAAAAAAATCTTGACAAGGCCTTAATAGAACTTAGTAATCAAGGAAACAATAAAGGTTTAGATGAGCTTTTAGATGATGAAGATAAAGAAAAACTTGCTCTTTTAAAGCAAAATTTAAATACCTTACATCAAAAAAATAAAGAGTATGCCAAACTAGCTCTTATTATTAAAAATTTTTACGACAATCTTCTAAACACAATGTTTGACCAAAATGGAACAAATAATGCTTATGGAGATCAAAAAACAATTCCAGATTCATTATTTAAGATCAATGTTTAA